The Paracoccus sp. TOH sequence CTCGCTTCTGGTGGTGCTCCTGTCGTTGGGGGTCACGCTCAGCGTGCTGACGGTGATCGTCGGCCATACGCTGATCTGCATGCCCTATGCCACGGTGATCCTGTCCACCGCCTTCAACTCGCTCGACCGCTCGCTGGAAGAAGCGGCCTATGACCTGGGCGAGACCCGCTGGAGCGCCTTCCGGCTGGTGATCCTGCCGCTGGTCATGCCGGGCATCATCTCGTCCCTGCTGATGAGCTTCACCATCAGTCTGGACGAGTTCATCATCGCCTTCTTCCTGGCCGGGAACGAGCCGACGCTGCCCACCTATATCTTCAGCCAGTTGCGCTTTCCCAAGCAGATCCCGATGATCATGGCGCTGGGGACGGTGCTGGTGGTCCTGTCGATCCTGCTTCTGACCATCGCCGAATATTTCCGCCGCCGCGGCATCGCGAAAACCGGCGCCAAGGATACCGGAGGTTTCCTGTGACGACCCAAAACCCGGGCCCGAAAAGCACCGCCGCCCATCGCGCCGCCATGGCCGGCGCGAAGCCGATGATCGAGATCCGTGCGGTGCAGAAGCATTACGGCGACTATCACGCCCTGCGCGGCATCGACCTGAGCATCCGGGCGGGCGAGTTCTTTTCGCTGCTGGGGCCGTCGGGCTGCGGCAAGACCACGCTCTTGCGCACCATCGCCGGGTTCGAGGACATTTCCTCGGGCGCGGTGCTGATCGACGGGCAGGACATGCAGGACGTGCCGGCGAACCGGCGGCCGACGAACATGGTGTTCCAGTCCTATGCCATCTTCCCGCATCTGAGCGTGGCCGAGAATGTCGGCTTCGGGTTGCGCCGCGACCCGCGCTCGCGCGCCGAGAAGGCCGCGGCGGTCGAGGAGGCGCTGGAGATGGTGGGCCTGAAAGGCTATGGCAACCGCGCCAGCCATGCGCTGTCGGGCGGCCAGCGCCAGCGGGTGGCGCTGGCGCGGGCGCTGATCCTGAAGCCCAAGGTGCTGCTGCTCGACGAACCGCTTTCGGCGCTGGACCGCAAGATGCGCGAGCAGATGCAGGTCGAGCTGATCAAGCTGCAGCGCCAGGTCGGCATCACCTTCGTGCTGGTCACCCATGACCAGGAGGAGGCGCTGGTCATGTCGGACCGCATCGCGGTGATGTTCGAGGGCCAGATCGCCCAGATGGACGGGCCCGAGGCGCTTTATGCCCGCCCGACCAGCCGCCGGGTGGCGAATTTCATCGGCGTGATGAACTTCCTGCCGGCCCGGGTGCTGGGCGAGATGGGCGACGCCGTGCAGATCGAGGCGCCGGGCCTGGGCCGGGTCGATATTCCCATGGCCAATGTCAGCCGCGCCGATCCGGGCGACGACGGCCCTTCGGTCGGCTTCCGGCCCGAGGCGGTGTCGCTGGTGGCGCCCG is a genomic window containing:
- a CDS encoding ABC transporter ATP-binding protein codes for the protein MIEIRAVQKHYGDYHALRGIDLSIRAGEFFSLLGPSGCGKTTLLRTIAGFEDISSGAVLIDGQDMQDVPANRRPTNMVFQSYAIFPHLSVAENVGFGLRRDPRSRAEKAAAVEEALEMVGLKGYGNRASHALSGGQRQRVALARALILKPKVLLLDEPLSALDRKMREQMQVELIKLQRQVGITFVLVTHDQEEALVMSDRIAVMFEGQIAQMDGPEALYARPTSRRVANFIGVMNFLPARVLGEMGDAVQIEAPGLGRVDIPMANVSRADPGDDGPSVGFRPEAVSLVAPGAQGSNRVAEGVVDEVVYYGDMTYYDVRLDGSAGFDGKARPVRIAMRNVFGREVQDVGTRANVSWSPGSLVLFR
- a CDS encoding ABC transporter permease; protein product: MKGGGLRVYAVIYLLFLYAPILLLPVFAFNSGTIIAFPLKEFTTEWFAQMWGNASLRRALTNSLTIAVSASILATCLGIFAARASTRFEFPGKGPIMGLIMLPLVLPEIIVSISLLVVLLSLGVTLSVLTVIVGHTLICMPYATVILSTAFNSLDRSLEEAAYDLGETRWSAFRLVILPLVMPGIISSLLMSFTISLDEFIIAFFLAGNEPTLPTYIFSQLRFPKQIPMIMALGTVLVVLSILLLTIAEYFRRRGIAKTGAKDTGGFL